The following are encoded together in the Ralstonia insidiosa genome:
- the mog gene encoding molybdopterin adenylyltransferase, whose protein sequence is MTASAPTSPLARRHPDELIVGFVSISDRASAGTYQDEGIPALRDWFGNALSSPWQGVERLIPDDQATIAETLIDLVDHAGCDLVLTTGGTGPTRRDVTPEATLAVATKDMPGFGEQMRQISLHFVPTAILSRQVAVIRETPSRAALIINLPGQPRAIKETLEGLKDVEGRATVPGIFAAVPYCIDLIGGPYVETHDSVVKAWRPKHAVRAKPLQA, encoded by the coding sequence ATGACCGCCTCCGCCCCCACCTCCCCGCTGGCCCGCCGCCATCCCGACGAACTGATCGTCGGCTTTGTGTCGATTTCAGACCGCGCCTCGGCCGGCACGTATCAGGATGAAGGGATTCCGGCGCTGCGCGACTGGTTTGGCAACGCACTGTCGTCGCCGTGGCAAGGCGTGGAGCGACTGATTCCGGATGACCAGGCCACGATTGCCGAAACGCTGATCGACCTGGTCGACCACGCCGGCTGCGATCTGGTGCTCACCACTGGCGGCACCGGCCCGACGCGCCGCGATGTGACGCCCGAGGCCACGCTGGCCGTCGCCACCAAGGACATGCCTGGCTTTGGCGAGCAGATGCGCCAGATCAGCCTGCATTTCGTGCCGACTGCGATTCTGTCGCGTCAGGTGGCGGTGATTCGCGAAACGCCGTCACGCGCCGCACTGATCATCAACCTGCCCGGCCAGCCGCGTGCCATCAAGGAAACGCTGGAAGGTCTGAAAGATGTGGAAGGCCGCGCCACGGTGCCCGGCATCTTTGCCGCAGTGCCCTATTGCATCGACTTGATCGGCGGGCCGTACGTCGAAACGCACGACAGCGTGGTCAAGGCCTGGCGGCCCAAGCACGCTGTCCGTGCAAAGCCGTTGCAGGCCTAA
- the orn gene encoding oligoribonuclease gives MEMTGLSPENDRIIEVAVVVTDSELNVLAEGPVLVIHQSDELLDGMDAWNKGTHGRSGLIDKVKASTTTEAEAEAELLAFLKKWVPKSKSPMCGNSICQDRRFMARYMPKLEEYFHYRNLDVSTLKELCKRWQPAIAKGFTKHQRHTAFADIIESIEELRYYREHFIRDVPQTPDAEALASSVAP, from the coding sequence ATGGAGATGACCGGCCTGAGCCCCGAGAACGATCGCATCATCGAAGTGGCCGTGGTGGTGACGGATTCGGAGCTGAACGTGCTGGCCGAAGGCCCGGTGCTGGTGATCCACCAGTCGGACGAACTGCTCGACGGCATGGACGCCTGGAACAAGGGCACGCACGGCCGCTCGGGCCTGATCGACAAGGTCAAGGCATCGACCACCACGGAAGCCGAAGCGGAGGCCGAACTGCTGGCCTTCCTGAAGAAGTGGGTGCCGAAGAGCAAGTCGCCGATGTGCGGTAACTCCATCTGCCAGGACCGCCGCTTCATGGCGCGCTACATGCCCAAGCTGGAGGAGTACTTCCACTACCGCAACCTGGACGTCTCCACCCTCAAGGAGCTGTGCAAGCGCTGGCAACCGGCCATCGCCAAGGGCTTCACCAAGCACCAGCGGCACACGGCGTTCGCAGACATCATCGAGTCGATCGAAGAGCTGCGCTACTACCGCGAGCACTTCATCCGCGACGTACCGCAGACGCCGGACGCTGAAGCGCTGGCGTCGTCGGTCGCTCCTTAA
- a CDS encoding M48 family metallopeptidase, producing MPAFTVVFLIALVLMSATRLWLAARQIRHVARHRDAVPAQFAESITLDMHHKAADYTIARTRLAMLEVPVQAALLIALTLLGGLNWINQAWLGVFGPGYAYGVALIASVIVISSVIELPFSLYAQFVVEERFGFNRMTWKLWLADNLKGLAIGTVLGLPLLLAVLWLMDKMGTYWWLYTWIVWMAFMLFVQAIYPNVIAPLYNKFTPLQDEEMRARIEGLLKRCGFASKGLFVMDGSRRSAHGNAYFSGFGATKRIVFFDTLLARLNPPEMEAVLAHELGHFKRHHITKRIAVTFVLSLGALALLGWLMTRTWFYLGLGVAPNLFSDNHALALMLFFLVLPVFTFFVSPVASLSSRKDEYEADAFAAEHADAKQLVSALVKLFQDNASTLTPDPIYSTFYYSHPTASQRVERLVQAGA from the coding sequence ATGCCCGCCTTTACCGTCGTCTTCCTGATCGCCCTTGTCTTGATGTCCGCCACACGCCTGTGGTTGGCCGCGCGGCAGATCCGTCACGTGGCGCGCCACCGTGACGCCGTGCCAGCGCAGTTTGCCGAATCCATCACGCTGGACATGCACCACAAGGCCGCCGACTACACCATCGCCCGCACCCGTCTGGCGATGCTGGAAGTGCCAGTGCAGGCCGCCCTGCTGATCGCACTGACACTGCTCGGTGGGCTGAACTGGATCAACCAGGCCTGGCTGGGCGTGTTCGGGCCCGGCTATGCGTATGGCGTGGCGCTGATTGCGTCGGTCATCGTCATCAGCAGCGTGATCGAGTTGCCGTTCTCGCTGTACGCGCAGTTTGTGGTCGAAGAACGCTTCGGCTTCAACCGCATGACGTGGAAGCTCTGGCTCGCTGACAATCTCAAGGGCCTGGCCATCGGCACCGTGCTGGGCCTGCCTCTGCTGCTGGCCGTGCTGTGGCTGATGGACAAGATGGGCACCTACTGGTGGCTCTACACGTGGATCGTGTGGATGGCCTTCATGCTGTTCGTGCAGGCTATTTACCCGAACGTCATCGCCCCGCTCTACAACAAGTTCACGCCACTGCAGGACGAAGAGATGCGCGCCCGCATCGAAGGCCTGCTCAAGCGCTGCGGCTTCGCCAGCAAGGGCCTGTTCGTCATGGACGGCAGCCGCCGCAGTGCGCACGGCAACGCCTATTTCAGTGGCTTTGGCGCCACCAAGCGCATCGTCTTCTTCGACACGCTGCTCGCACGCCTGAACCCGCCCGAGATGGAAGCCGTGCTCGCGCATGAGCTTGGTCACTTCAAGCGCCACCACATCACCAAGCGCATCGCCGTGACATTCGTGCTGAGCCTGGGCGCGCTGGCGCTGCTCGGCTGGCTGATGACGCGCACGTGGTTCTACCTGGGCTTGGGTGTCGCGCCCAACCTGTTCTCTGACAACCACGCGCTGGCGCTGATGCTGTTCTTCCTGGTCTTGCCGGTGTTCACATTCTTCGTGTCGCCGGTGGCAAGCCTGTCGTCGCGCAAGGATGAATACGAAGCCGACGCCTTCGCCGCGGAGCATGCTGACGCCAAACAGCTCGTCTCGGCACTGGTCAAGCTGTTCCAGGACAACGCATCCACGCTCACGCCCGACCCAATCTACTCGACGTTCTACTACTCGCACCCGACAGCGTCGCAGCGCGTGGAACGCCTCGTGCAGGCCGGAGCATGA
- the rsgA gene encoding ribosome small subunit-dependent GTPase A has product MTRGKPGRTGQKQQAAGERGLVIAAHGRHYLVEREGGGYLQCFPRGKRSECAVGDHVVYEATAVDQGVVVRVDERRNLLHRSDQFKSKVLAANLDQVIIMLGTEPSFSEDLLGRALVAAESLGITPLILLNKIDLTSRLETARSRLALYRELGYTIVELTVHGAPEAAHAALEPHVAGRASILIGQSGMGKSSLLNLLIPGVDAQTREISEKLDSGKHTTTFTRLYHLPADWGQGGVLIDSPGFQEFGLHHLSEGMLERAFPEFRPRLTECRFYNCRHLQEPGCGILEGVACGKIDPRRHQLYAQLLHESEQQKPW; this is encoded by the coding sequence ATGACGCGCGGCAAGCCGGGCCGCACGGGTCAGAAGCAACAGGCCGCAGGAGAGCGCGGCCTCGTCATCGCAGCACATGGCCGCCACTACCTCGTTGAACGCGAAGGCGGTGGCTACCTGCAGTGTTTCCCACGCGGCAAGCGCAGCGAATGCGCGGTTGGCGACCACGTCGTCTACGAGGCCACCGCCGTCGATCAAGGCGTGGTCGTGCGTGTGGATGAGCGCCGCAACCTGCTGCACCGCTCCGACCAGTTCAAGTCCAAGGTGCTGGCGGCCAACCTGGATCAGGTCATCATCATGCTCGGCACCGAACCGAGCTTTTCTGAAGACCTGCTCGGCCGCGCGCTCGTCGCTGCTGAATCGCTTGGTATTACGCCGCTGATCCTGCTCAACAAGATCGACCTGACCTCACGACTAGAGACGGCCCGCTCGCGCCTGGCGCTGTATCGGGAACTCGGCTACACGATCGTGGAATTGACGGTGCATGGCGCACCGGAAGCCGCCCATGCCGCGCTGGAACCGCATGTCGCTGGGCGTGCCTCGATCCTGATCGGGCAGTCGGGCATGGGCAAGTCGTCGCTGCTGAATCTGTTGATTCCGGGTGTCGATGCACAAACGCGCGAGATCTCCGAGAAGCTCGATTCCGGCAAGCACACGACCACGTTCACACGGCTCTATCACCTGCCGGCTGACTGGGGCCAGGGCGGCGTGCTGATCGACTCGCCGGGCTTCCAGGAATTCGGCCTGCACCACCTGAGCGAAGGCATGCTGGAGCGCGCCTTCCCTGAATTCCGACCGCGCCTGACCGAGTGCCGCTTTTATAACTGCCGCCACCTACAGGAACCCGGCTGTGGCATTCTGGAAGGCGTGGCCTGCGGCAAGATCGATCCGCGCCGGCACCAGCTCTACGCGCAACTGCTGCACGAATCAGAGCAACAGAAACCCTGGTAA
- a CDS encoding CobD/CbiB family protein has translation MTFFSVLCALILEQFRALSRDNPIYDVVRALAARAEEWFDTGQRRDAVLAWCVVTLPAVVVVALVHYLLSSISIGLAFLWNVVMVYLTLGFRQFSHYFTDIHEALRGDDVVTARLLLNEWSGLDTTDMPVNEIVRHTLENAIVAAHRHVFGVFFWFLVPIGPAGVVLYRGAEYLARHWSEPSMERSPALGLFARQAFFIIDYVPARLTAIGFAIVGDFEDAVYAWRNRAAKWSDEVDGILLAAGGGALGVRLGTPIAQRDSAESIADEDGAYPMEVGQEPTVRTLQSAVGLVWRAVVLWMLLLAMLSIAVWLG, from the coding sequence ATGACTTTTTTCTCCGTACTCTGCGCGCTGATCCTCGAGCAGTTCCGTGCGCTCAGCCGGGACAACCCGATCTACGATGTCGTGCGCGCTCTCGCTGCGCGGGCGGAAGAATGGTTCGACACCGGGCAGCGTCGTGATGCCGTGCTGGCTTGGTGTGTGGTCACGCTACCGGCAGTCGTTGTCGTGGCGCTGGTGCACTACCTGCTGTCGTCGATCAGCATCGGGCTGGCGTTCCTGTGGAATGTGGTGATGGTCTACCTGACCCTCGGCTTCCGCCAGTTCAGCCACTACTTCACCGATATTCATGAGGCGCTGCGCGGCGATGATGTTGTCACCGCGCGGCTGCTTCTCAATGAGTGGTCGGGACTGGATACGACCGACATGCCTGTCAACGAGATCGTTCGCCATACGCTGGAGAACGCGATCGTTGCGGCGCATCGCCACGTGTTCGGCGTGTTTTTCTGGTTCCTCGTGCCGATTGGGCCGGCAGGTGTGGTGCTCTATCGTGGTGCCGAATATCTGGCCCGCCACTGGAGCGAGCCGTCGATGGAGCGTAGCCCGGCGCTGGGGCTGTTCGCACGCCAGGCGTTCTTCATCATCGACTATGTCCCTGCGCGTCTGACGGCTATCGGCTTCGCTATCGTCGGTGATTTTGAAGATGCGGTGTACGCATGGCGCAACCGTGCCGCCAAGTGGAGCGACGAGGTCGACGGCATTCTGCTGGCAGCTGGCGGCGGAGCGCTGGGTGTCCGCCTGGGCACGCCGATCGCGCAACGCGACTCGGCCGAAAGCATCGCCGATGAGGACGGTGCCTATCCGATGGAAGTGGGGCAGGAGCCCACTGTGCGTACGCTGCAGTCGGCCGTGGGGTTGGTGTGGCGCGCGGTGGTGCTGTGGATGCTGCTGCTGGCGATGCTGTCGATCGCCGTGTGGCTGGGCTGA
- a CDS encoding CoA pyrophosphatase, translating into MRRPVFDPEQLPVVPTEASLPALGAARLTAGFVRERLRTQPDWQPEQTDESRLIDASIKLREAAVLVPLVQRDAGLMVLLTQRNASLSQHAGQVSFPGGGREAFDRDMVDTALRETMEEVGISADHIDVVGRLPDYITGTGFHVSPIVGLLTPDFTLQPDPSEVAEVFEVPLAFLMDPANHQVRELRWEDRVRRFYAMPYRASGQRDGGYHFIWGATAGMLRNLYHLLAA; encoded by the coding sequence ATGCGCCGTCCTGTATTTGATCCAGAGCAGTTGCCGGTGGTGCCGACTGAGGCATCTTTGCCGGCGCTCGGGGCTGCGCGGCTGACGGCTGGATTTGTGCGCGAACGATTGCGCACGCAACCGGACTGGCAACCGGAGCAGACGGACGAATCCCGGCTGATCGACGCGTCGATCAAGTTGCGGGAGGCTGCCGTGCTGGTGCCGCTGGTGCAGCGCGATGCCGGTCTGATGGTGCTGCTGACGCAGCGCAATGCGTCGCTCAGTCAGCATGCCGGGCAGGTTAGTTTTCCCGGTGGAGGGCGCGAAGCCTTCGATCGAGACATGGTCGACACGGCGCTGCGCGAGACGATGGAAGAGGTCGGTATCAGTGCGGATCACATCGACGTGGTTGGCCGCCTGCCGGACTACATCACCGGCACGGGGTTCCACGTGAGCCCCATTGTTGGGTTGTTGACACCGGATTTCACGCTACAGCCGGACCCCAGCGAAGTGGCCGAGGTGTTCGAGGTGCCGCTCGCTTTTCTGATGGACCCGGCCAACCACCAAGTGCGTGAACTGCGCTGGGAAGATCGCGTGCGCCGTTTTTATGCAATGCCTTATCGGGCATCCGGACAGCGCGATGGCGGCTACCACTTCATCTGGGGCGCGACAGCGGGCATGCTGCGCAACCTGTATCACTTGCTGGCAGCGTAG